Below is a genomic region from Oenanthe melanoleuca isolate GR-GAL-2019-014 linkage group LGE22, OMel1.0, whole genome shotgun sequence.
TGGACCCAGCATCAGGCAGCTGCCTGGCACAAATTAAAGGGGTGGGTACCAAGAGGCCCTTATTAGGAATAAGTTCTATCCTTGATTTCTGTGGGATTCACAGGATGCCCACCTGGATCTCATGTTATTGCCAGCCAGGGTTGCTTTAGAAATTCAGTGGTGACTGTTCCAACATCCTCCACACTGTTAGGGACTGTGCACAGagccaaaacaaacagaactgTTTGCTTGGTCAGAAGTTGTGGCATTCAAAGTGTCTGTTTTATTAAACAACAGCAAACACActgggcaggaggctggggaggTGGAGCAGAGCCCACAACCCCTGTGAGCACACAGGACCCTGCAGGGACAAGCAGGACAGAAAACTCCAACCCCAAACTTTGAAGATGCCTTTAACCTACTGAGCATTCAGAAAGTAATTTATGTCTTGCTtgacacagcagcagggattgtCCCTGTGTTTTGGGAATGCCAAAGTTGAGCATTCCTTATCTGTTAGGCAATGTGTGCATGGCTCTGTGTGGACCTGCACATGTTTTGCAACATCCAATGGTTGGGCAATAGGTTCCTTTCACTGGATGACCTTCAGGAGAGCATGAACTTATCTCATGGTGTTCCCCATCACCTTCTTCCTCGTCCCTTTGCCTCCTCAGGCTGCAAGAACATGAAGCACGGGCAGATGCTGAAGGAGCTGATGCAGACACCCAACTTCCGTGTGTCGGTGGTGCAGGATGCTGACACTGTGGAGATCTGTGGGGCTCTCAAGGTGGGTGTGCAGGGCCTcgtgagcagagcctggagctgtgcagggaggagggatgaagggcactggcacagccagtACTTGGGATcacacaggctgagctctgtTGGGAGGAGACCCCTCCACGCTGCCCTTGTTTTCCAGAATGTGGTGGCTGTAGGAGCTGGTTTCTGTGATGGGCTTGGCTACGGTGACAACACAAAGGCTGCTGTGATCCGCCTGGGCCTGATGGAGATGATTGGCTTTTCCAAACTCTTCTGTAAGGGCCCTGTCACCCCTGCCACCTTCCTGGAGAGCTGTGGTGTTGCTGACCTCATCACCACCTGCTACGGGGGCCGCAACCGCAAGGTGGCCGAGGCTTTTGCCAAGACTGGGAAggtgagcagagctgaaagcagagctggaagtggCTGACACTGAGACTGTGgatgaagctgtgtcaggggaggtttaggctggatatcaggcaaaggttcttcacccaaaGGATGGTCAGGCACTGAGGctccccaaggctgccagagctcaagGGGTGTTTGGACAACGCTCTcaggctcagggtgggattgttggggtgtctgtgcagagtCAGGAGTTTGGGTGATCCTTGTGGGTGctttccaactcaggatattccatgattctatgattgcATCAACCTggtgagcaggcagggaggggatccCAGCCAACACTGTGGGATCTGTCTGTGCTTGGCtagtgctgcagcccagctgcagggcaggaacgtgctgcagcagcagggctgcaggtccagctcctcactgctggGTTGTTTCAGTCCATcgagcagctggagaaggagatgCTGAATGGGCAGAAGCTGCAGGGTCCCCAGACATCTGCTGAGCTGCATCGAATCCTCAAGAGCAAGAATGTAGTGGAGAAGTGAGTGCTGGAATCTCTGTGCTTcctggggtggggctgggacctttcaggagcagcaggaggggaaagcCCCCTTTTCTGCACTGCCCACATGACACCAGCTGGGCAGGAGTGGCCTGTTGGATGGGGCACAGTGCCATTGGCCCACCTGCTCCTGCGTGCCGTGCCACAAGTCGAGGTGCTCTGACTCTGCCATCCCTGGTGACTTTCTTCATCTGCCCACAGGTTCCCCCTCTTCACTGCTGTGTATCGCATCTGCTACGAGGGAAAACCTGTCACTGACTTCATCACGTGTCTGCAGAGCCACCCTGAGCACATGTaaggggctctgcctgcagagcacGGGCCCTGCCGAGATGTGCTGAGAGCTCCTGCCCACACCAACCTGATCTGCTGCCACAGCCTTGGGAGGAGTCCAGGTCTCCTGGGAGCCTCTGCAGACTGCTGGGAGAGCAAAggttcccttccccagcccctgccctggacactgagcctggcacagaggtACCTGCTGACCTCTTTCCCTCTTTGAAGGGCTCGTTTAATTGTTGCTGCTGTCTAAGgtctgccctgagcagggctgagcatcTTCCTCCTTCCACTTCCTCACAGTGGATTCAGCTCTGGGAAGGACTCTGCCTTATCTCATGATAGATaagggctgggcactgcctgggATGGAAAAGTGTCCCAAGTCTTCCCTTTTAGCCCCATGGGGCCACTCTGGGTGACACCAGCTCTCCCctacctgctgctgcttttgcattCCCTGTCTGGTGGAGAGGGCACAGTCCCCTGCCAGGCTCCACCTGGTGAGTGGAGCTCTCAGGACTTCCAAGAGCACTGAGGATCTTTCTACACACCAGCACAGACAATGGCATTCCTTGCCACCCAGCCATGTGCTgcttcccccagctgctcctgctgacccAGGGACACTCTGGAGCTTGTTTATGTAGAGCTTTTGCTCTCTCTATCAGAcatggctccagccctggggagctcccCTGTTGTCACAGGTTTGCCTGTGCTAATTCCATACCTGCTGATTTCTCTCCCTGTCTCAGTTTGTCCTCTGGGGCTTGGCACTGCAGGGACCAACAGCCCCCAAGTCTGTGTGAGCAGCTGGTGTGACCCCTGCCTTGTGCCTCCACAGCAGGCAGGTGGGTCACCACAAGGCTCCTGAGTCATGATGCTGTTAATTAAAtgctccccagcctctgccttCTTCTGGTCACTTCAGCCCGTGCTTTAGACCACTCTGTGCTTCCatgtgtggctgtgcaggagctgaggaaggAGGGCTCACACTTTCCCTCAT
It encodes:
- the GPD1 gene encoding glycerol-3-phosphate dehydrogenase [NAD(+)], cytoplasmic: MGGKKVCIVGSGNWGSAIAKIAGSNAARLSSFESQVNMWVLQEEVGGRRLTDIINTEHENVKYLPGHKLPPNVVAEPDLLKACAGADVLLFVVPHQFIGKVCDQLKGHVKKEAVGMSLIKGVDEGPDGLRLISDIIREKLGIEMSVLMGANIANEVAEEKFCETTIGCKNMKHGQMLKELMQTPNFRVSVVQDADTVEICGALKNVVAVGAGFCDGLGYGDNTKAAVIRLGLMEMIGFSKLFCKGPVTPATFLESCGVADLITTCYGGRNRKVAEAFAKTGKSIEQLEKEMLNGQKLQGPQTSAELHRILKSKNVVEKFPLFTAVYRICYEGKPVTDFITCLQSHPEHM